One genomic window of Roseateles sp. DAIF2 includes the following:
- a CDS encoding FAD-binding oxidoreductase, producing MNSSTSSSREVLVLGAGMVGTCTALELALRGHSVTLVDRREPGRETSYGNAGVIQREAVEPYAFPRDLPTLLTAAWGRRLDIRWQLGGLCASWPQLLRYWWHSAPRRHRSIGQAYASLIAHATSAHQRYIELAGAGELVQRQGLRLIYRQPRRLEAALAESERLRREHGIDFAALDAAALAAAEPALRLPLAGAVHWLDSWSVSDPGALVERYAALFQRSGGRLLRGDADSLSQTRGGGWQVDTEAGRLSAAQAVVALGPWSDACIRRFGYRLPLFPKRGYHRHFSGGATLQLPTLDAERGYVLAPQSRGLRLTTGAEIARLDAPPRLAQIEAAEAEARQLLELGRPVEAEPWLGSRPCSADMKPVIGAAPRHPGLWFNFAHGHQGFTLGPTSAGLLADLMTGRPPLVEAAPFLPARFAPA from the coding sequence ATGAATTCATCCACCTCATCCTCGCGGGAGGTCCTGGTGCTGGGCGCCGGCATGGTCGGCACCTGCACCGCGCTGGAGCTGGCGCTGCGCGGGCATTCGGTGACCCTGGTCGACCGGCGCGAGCCGGGCCGCGAGACCTCGTATGGCAATGCCGGCGTGATCCAGCGCGAGGCGGTCGAGCCCTATGCCTTTCCGCGCGACCTGCCCACCCTGCTGACGGCCGCCTGGGGGCGCCGGCTCGACATCCGCTGGCAGCTCGGCGGCCTGTGCGCCTCCTGGCCGCAGTTGCTGCGCTACTGGTGGCATTCGGCGCCGCGGCGCCACCGGAGCATCGGTCAAGCCTATGCCTCGCTGATCGCGCATGCCACCTCGGCCCATCAGCGCTATATCGAGCTGGCCGGCGCGGGCGAGCTGGTGCAGCGGCAGGGTCTGCGCCTGATCTACCGCCAGCCGCGGCGGCTCGAGGCGGCGCTGGCCGAGTCCGAGCGCCTGCGGCGCGAGCATGGCATCGACTTCGCGGCGCTGGACGCGGCGGCGCTCGCGGCGGCGGAACCGGCCCTGCGCCTGCCGCTGGCCGGGGCGGTGCACTGGCTCGACTCCTGGAGCGTCAGCGATCCCGGCGCCCTGGTGGAGCGTTATGCGGCGCTGTTCCAGCGCTCGGGCGGCCGCCTGCTGCGGGGCGATGCCGACAGCCTGAGCCAGACCCGCGGCGGCGGCTGGCAGGTCGACACCGAGGCAGGGCGCCTGTCCGCGGCGCAGGCGGTGGTCGCGCTGGGGCCCTGGTCGGATGCCTGCATCCGGCGTTTCGGCTACCGCCTGCCGCTCTTTCCCAAGCGCGGCTATCACCGCCATTTCAGCGGCGGCGCGACGCTGCAGCTGCCGACCCTGGATGCCGAGCGCGGCTATGTGCTGGCGCCGCAGAGCCGCGGCCTGCGCCTGACCACCGGCGCCGAGATCGCGCGCCTCGACGCGCCGCCGCGGCTGGCCCAGATCGAGGCGGCCGAGGCCGAGGCGCGACAGCTGCTGGAGCTGGGCCGGCCGGTCGAGGCCGAACCCTGGCTGGGCAGCCGTCCCTGCAGCGCCGACATGAAGCCGGTGATCGGCGCGGCGCCGCGCCATCCCGGCCTCTGGTTCAACTTCGCCCATGGCCACCAGGGCTTCACCTTGGGGCCGACCAGCGCGGGGCTGCTGGCGGACCTGATGACGGGCCGGCCGCCCCTGGTCGAGGCCGCGCCCTTCCTGCCCGCGCGCTTCGCGCCGGCCTGA
- a CDS encoding M14 family zinc carboxypeptidase, with amino-acid sequence MIPVQSNKGVKRKKAFRLAALAAATLLAGPLAQAHEISGRPAEGRVVMRAYFSDLARAQAIAHSRFETLESKYELGYVVVQVSPAEARELRAQGFRLEADKGWWEQQSQQAQRESAAFQQLQRQQQQQAARAGDVVIQAGIPSYSCYPTVEEVFSQADALIAAKPQLARWIDIGDSWQKTRNLGGYDLKVLKLTNSAIAGDKPKLFVNAGIHAREYTTTPLVLEFAKRLVNGHGVDADLSWILDHHEVHLLLVTNPDGRKKAETGLLWRKNTNTAYCGATSNSRGADLNRNFGFGWNSTGGTGSSGNACNETYRGASAASEPETRAIEAYIRSLWPDRRGPNRGDAAPLDTSGIHLDIHSHGRLLLWPWGTNGTVAGNDRQLATLGRKFAYWNGHTPQRSLSLYETDGTSDGPSYGELGVAAFTFELGTAFFEQCSYYSNTLLPGNLPALIYAAKVARTPYITPAGPDSLEPALSAARVRAGTPVTLTARIDDTRYNNSNGAEPTQVASAAEYYLDLAPWQAGAVARPMTAADGSFDAASEAVRATVDTSGLAVGRHIVYLRGRDSAGNWGAVSAVYLDIESGTGGTPPQAAFDYSVNGLTVSFSDRSSDSDGSIATRSWELGDGSTASGANPVKTYAAAGSYNVRLTVTDNEGLSANTSRSVVLSDDGVPVLLNNQSVGGLAGATGSWRYWKIAVPAGTTQLQVRTSGGTGDLDLFTQPGQKPTASSYNCKKEGSTNVETCSLSSPAPGWLYIGLYGYRAYSGASLQTSFTP; translated from the coding sequence GTGATTCCTGTTCAATCCAACAAAGGCGTCAAACGCAAAAAGGCATTCCGGCTCGCGGCCCTGGCCGCCGCGACCCTGCTGGCCGGGCCGCTGGCCCAGGCGCATGAGATCTCCGGCCGGCCGGCCGAGGGCCGGGTCGTGATGCGCGCCTACTTCAGCGACCTGGCGCGCGCCCAGGCGATCGCCCACAGTCGCTTCGAGACCCTGGAATCGAAGTACGAGCTGGGCTATGTCGTCGTGCAGGTCAGCCCGGCCGAGGCGCGCGAACTGCGCGCCCAGGGCTTCCGCCTGGAGGCCGACAAGGGCTGGTGGGAGCAGCAGAGCCAGCAGGCGCAGCGCGAGAGCGCGGCCTTCCAGCAGCTGCAGCGCCAGCAGCAGCAACAAGCGGCGCGCGCCGGCGATGTCGTGATCCAGGCCGGCATCCCGAGCTACAGCTGCTACCCGACCGTCGAGGAGGTGTTCAGCCAGGCCGATGCGTTGATCGCCGCCAAGCCGCAGCTGGCGCGCTGGATCGACATCGGCGACTCCTGGCAGAAGACCCGCAATCTCGGCGGCTATGACCTCAAGGTGCTCAAGCTCACCAACAGCGCGATCGCGGGCGACAAGCCCAAGCTCTTCGTCAATGCCGGCATCCATGCGCGCGAGTACACGACCACGCCGCTGGTGCTGGAGTTCGCCAAGCGCCTGGTCAACGGCCATGGCGTCGATGCCGACCTGAGCTGGATCCTGGATCACCACGAGGTGCATCTGCTGCTGGTCACCAACCCCGACGGGCGCAAGAAGGCCGAGACCGGCCTGCTCTGGCGCAAGAACACCAACACCGCCTATTGCGGCGCCACCAGCAACAGCCGCGGCGCCGACCTGAACCGCAACTTCGGCTTCGGCTGGAACTCCACCGGCGGCACCGGCTCCAGCGGCAATGCCTGCAACGAGACCTATCGCGGCGCCAGCGCCGCCTCCGAGCCCGAGACCCGCGCGATCGAGGCCTATATCCGCAGCCTCTGGCCGGACCGCCGCGGCCCGAACCGCGGCGATGCCGCGCCGCTGGACACCAGCGGCATCCACCTGGACATCCACAGCCATGGCCGCCTGCTGCTATGGCCCTGGGGTACCAATGGCACGGTGGCCGGCAACGACCGCCAGCTCGCCACCCTGGGCCGCAAGTTCGCCTATTGGAACGGCCACACGCCGCAGCGTTCGCTGAGCCTGTACGAGACCGACGGCACCAGCGACGGTCCGAGCTACGGCGAGCTGGGCGTCGCGGCCTTCACCTTCGAGCTGGGCACGGCCTTCTTCGAGCAGTGCAGCTACTACAGCAACACCCTGTTGCCGGGCAATCTGCCGGCCCTGATCTACGCGGCCAAGGTGGCGCGCACGCCCTACATCACGCCGGCCGGCCCGGACAGCCTGGAGCCGGCGCTGTCGGCAGCCCGGGTGCGCGCGGGCACGCCGGTGACCCTGACGGCCCGCATCGACGACACCCGCTACAACAACAGCAATGGCGCCGAGCCGACCCAGGTGGCCAGCGCGGCTGAGTACTACCTCGACCTCGCGCCCTGGCAGGCCGGCGCGGTGGCGCGGCCGATGACGGCGGCCGACGGCAGCTTCGACGCGGCCTCCGAGGCGGTGCGCGCCACGGTGGACACCAGCGGGCTCGCAGTCGGGCGGCACATCGTCTATCTGCGCGGGCGTGACAGCGCCGGCAACTGGGGCGCGGTGAGCGCCGTCTACCTGGACATCGAGTCCGGCACCGGCGGCACCCCGCCGCAGGCCGCCTTCGACTACAGCGTCAACGGCCTGACGGTCTCCTTCAGCGACCGCAGCAGCGACAGCGATGGCAGCATCGCGACGCGCAGCTGGGAACTGGGCGACGGCAGCACCGCCAGCGGCGCCAACCCGGTCAAGACCTATGCCGCGGCCGGCAGCTACAACGTGCGCCTGACGGTGACCGACAACGAGGGCCTGAGCGCCAACACCAGCCGCAGCGTGGTGCTGAGCGACGACGGCGTGCCGGTGCTGCTGAACAACCAGAGCGTCGGCGGCCTGGCCGGCGCCACCGGCAGCTGGCGCTACTGGAAGATCGCGGTGCCGGCCGGCACCACCCAGCTGCAGGTGCGCACCAGCGGCGGCACCGGCGACCTGGACCTGTTCACCCAGCCGGGCCAGAAACCGACCGCCAGCAGCTACAACTGCAAGAAGGAGGGCAGCACCAATGTCGAGACCTGCAGCCTGAGCAGTCCGGCCCCGGGCTGGCTCTACATCGGCCTGTACGGCTACCGCGCCTACTCGGGCGCGAGCCTGCAGACGAGCTTCACGCCCTGA
- a CDS encoding MFS transporter — MSAAATRGWSGRIAALGRPFKALLASEVLNMLALMVGAVATPWWIASHGGARDLAIYGFAASAMAFFVMPALSPLGDRLPKRRLIMAGLGLYMLAALLLATLVSLDLYHLGGVLLAALLGALAGGLLMPAILNVAGEMVSAEQLPEALSLQRGAQSLGRVLGPALGGLALAWSTGVALWLQAGLLFSAVLLARRLPRLLPPARSGRGLAAWKRDLHEGLRACWLMPLERGWTLVNFVGVLFMFPAFTMLVPLKVKSLGLSGAWLGAAETGLALGMLLGALGGSAWVAARIGRYATRIGATAAQGLGLALAGWSEHGLTLVLALFLVGLANSCGVLVGQTHRMLAIPQHFRARLSSVGMMTLNIAAAAGPALAGLALLQLEVSAVYIAFGLLSAVSALGFLLVPDFKTLMSLDHESVKDWYQRRHPELFGDHLPHASK, encoded by the coding sequence GTGTCAGCTGCTGCAACAAGGGGATGGAGCGGCCGCATCGCGGCCCTGGGGCGGCCGTTCAAGGCCCTGCTGGCCAGCGAGGTGCTGAACATGCTGGCCCTGATGGTCGGCGCGGTCGCCACGCCCTGGTGGATCGCCAGCCATGGCGGCGCGCGCGACCTGGCCATCTATGGCTTCGCGGCCTCGGCGATGGCCTTCTTCGTGATGCCGGCCCTGTCGCCCTTGGGCGACCGCCTGCCCAAGCGCCGCCTGATCATGGCGGGCCTGGGCCTCTACATGCTGGCCGCGCTGCTGCTGGCCACGCTGGTCAGCCTGGACCTCTACCACCTGGGCGGGGTGCTGCTGGCGGCGCTGCTCGGCGCGCTGGCTGGCGGCCTGCTGATGCCGGCGATCCTGAATGTCGCCGGCGAGATGGTCAGCGCCGAGCAGCTGCCCGAGGCGCTGAGCCTGCAGCGCGGCGCGCAGTCGCTGGGCCGGGTGCTGGGGCCGGCGCTGGGCGGGCTGGCGCTGGCCTGGTCGACGGGCGTGGCGCTATGGCTGCAGGCCGGCCTGCTGTTCAGCGCGGTGCTGCTGGCGCGGCGCCTGCCGCGGCTGCTGCCACCGGCGCGCTCCGGGCGCGGCCTGGCGGCCTGGAAGCGCGATCTGCACGAGGGTCTGCGCGCCTGCTGGCTGATGCCGCTGGAGCGTGGCTGGACCCTGGTGAACTTCGTCGGCGTGCTGTTCATGTTCCCGGCCTTCACGATGCTGGTGCCGCTGAAGGTCAAGTCGCTGGGCCTGTCGGGCGCCTGGCTGGGCGCGGCGGAGACCGGCCTGGCGCTGGGCATGCTGCTGGGCGCTCTGGGCGGCTCGGCCTGGGTGGCGGCGCGCATCGGGCGTTACGCCACCCGCATCGGCGCCACCGCGGCGCAGGGCCTGGGCCTGGCGCTGGCCGGCTGGAGCGAGCATGGCCTGACCCTGGTGCTGGCGCTGTTCCTGGTCGGCCTGGCCAACTCCTGCGGCGTGCTGGTTGGCCAGACGCACCGCATGCTGGCGATCCCGCAGCATTTCCGCGCCCGGCTCAGCTCGGTCGGCATGATGACCCTGAACATTGCCGCGGCCGCCGGTCCGGCGCTGGCCGGCCTGGCGCTGCTGCAGCTGGAGGTGTCGGCGGTCTACATCGCCTTCGGCCTGCTGTCGGCCGTCAGCGCGCTGGGCTTTCTGCTGGTGCCGGACTTCAAGACCCTGATGAGCCTGGACCATGAGTCGGTCAAGGACTGGTACCAGCGCCGCCATCCGGAGCTGTTCGGCGACCATCTGCCGCATGCTTCGAAATAA
- a CDS encoding RNA polymerase sigma factor — protein sequence MNLIEIYQRRSKMLERYVRRLLGNTADAADVSQEAFLRVYAAELGGRTPVSEALLYTVARNLALSELRKRTTRATDTMMDLDVLGVIAPGANPEAQMQERQLIAAVEAAMQRMAPKCLEVFRLRKIDNLSHAEIGARLGISTKTVERHITRALQLCHEALAERQGGGRALRGLAGEKRA from the coding sequence ATGAACCTGATCGAGATCTACCAGCGCCGCAGCAAGATGCTGGAACGCTATGTGCGCCGCCTGCTGGGCAACACGGCCGACGCGGCCGATGTGTCGCAGGAGGCTTTTCTGCGCGTCTATGCGGCCGAGCTGGGCGGCCGGACGCCGGTCAGCGAGGCGCTGCTCTACACCGTGGCGCGCAACCTGGCCCTCAGCGAGCTGCGCAAGCGCACCACGCGCGCCACCGACACGATGATGGATCTCGACGTGCTGGGCGTGATCGCGCCCGGCGCCAACCCCGAGGCGCAGATGCAGGAGCGCCAGCTGATCGCCGCGGTGGAGGCTGCGATGCAGCGCATGGCGCCCAAATGCCTGGAGGTCTTCCGGCTGCGCAAGATCGACAACCTCTCGCATGCCGAGATCGGCGCGCGCCTGGGCATCTCCACCAAGACCGTGGAGCGCCACATCACGCGCGCGCTGCAGCTGTGCCATGAGGCGCTGGCCGAGCGCCAGGGCGGCGGCCGGGCCCTGCGCGGGCTGGCGGGGGAGAAGCGGGCATGA
- a CDS encoding enoyl-CoA hydratase/isomerase family protein, with product MSSAAPIPALQSEGQIQAAVNGCLGLITLNRANALNALSLAMIRDITALLKHWAATPAVQAVVVLGAGREGKPAAFCAGGDIRFFHQAATTGTPASLAELGAFFTEEYALNHLIHHYPKPYIALMDGVVMGGGMGISQGAKLRVLTEHSKLAMPETNIGLFPDVGGGWFLGQCPGRTGEWLALTGQPIGAGDAIELGLGDVFVKSSELPAIIEAFRHGHQPNAEHVVAEVMERADLAPAPDHLEQRTQIDRHFAGADIAAIMASLAAAGDDWSRRTLATLQQRSPLMLAVTLEQLRRARRLSLAEDLRMERDLVHHCFHLRPGAQSETVEGIRALAIDKDHQPRWNPAQIEAVTPALVEAFFASPWPAAEHPLRELA from the coding sequence ATGAGTTCCGCTGCCCCGATCCCCGCGCTGCAATCCGAAGGCCAGATCCAGGCCGCGGTGAACGGCTGCCTGGGCCTGATCACCCTGAACCGCGCGAACGCGCTGAACGCGCTGTCGCTGGCGATGATCCGCGACATCACCGCCTTGCTGAAGCACTGGGCCGCCACGCCGGCGGTGCAGGCGGTGGTGGTGCTGGGCGCCGGCCGCGAGGGCAAGCCGGCGGCCTTCTGCGCCGGCGGCGACATCCGCTTCTTCCACCAGGCCGCGACGACCGGCACGCCGGCCTCGCTGGCCGAGCTGGGCGCCTTCTTCACCGAGGAATACGCGCTCAACCACCTGATCCACCATTACCCCAAGCCCTATATCGCCCTGATGGATGGCGTGGTGATGGGCGGCGGCATGGGCATCAGCCAGGGTGCCAAGCTGCGCGTGCTGACCGAGCACAGCAAGCTGGCGATGCCGGAAACGAACATCGGCCTGTTCCCCGATGTCGGCGGTGGCTGGTTCCTCGGCCAATGCCCGGGCCGTACCGGCGAATGGCTGGCGCTGACCGGCCAGCCGATCGGCGCCGGCGACGCGATCGAGCTGGGCCTGGGCGATGTGTTCGTCAAGAGCAGCGAGCTGCCGGCCATCATCGAGGCCTTCCGCCATGGGCATCAGCCCAATGCCGAGCATGTGGTGGCCGAGGTGATGGAGCGCGCCGACCTGGCGCCCGCGCCCGACCATCTGGAGCAGCGGACCCAGATCGACCGCCATTTCGCCGGCGCCGACATCGCCGCGATCATGGCCTCGCTGGCCGCGGCCGGCGACGACTGGTCGCGCCGCACCCTGGCGACCCTTCAGCAGCGCTCGCCGCTGATGCTGGCCGTGACCCTGGAGCAGCTGCGCCGCGCGCGCCGACTGAGCCTGGCCGAGGACCTGCGCATGGAGCGCGACCTGGTGCACCACTGCTTCCACCTGCGCCCGGGCGCGCAGAGCGAGACGGTCGAGGGCATCCGCGCGCTGGCGATCGACAAGGACCACCAGCCTCGCTGGAACCCGGCCCAGATCGAGGCGGTGACGCCGGCCCTGGTCGAGGCCTTCTTCGCCAGCCCCTGGCCCGCGGCCGAGCATCCGCTGCGCGAGCTGGCCTGA